In Prosthecobacter fusiformis, the genomic window ACAGCGCCATCACGGATGTGCAGGATCATCCCTCCGGCAGCGGCGTCACCCTCACCACGGCCACGGGCAGCACGCATCTCTTTGACCGCATTGTCATTGCCACCGGTCACCATTGGGCGGAGGAAGACAAACCTGCCCAGGGTTACTACGCCTCCCCCTGGCCCATAACCAAGCTGCTGCCACCGGAGGGCAAATTTCATAATTTTCCCATCGGCACCCTGGGGGCCTCCCTCAGCGCCTTTGATGTCGTTTCCTCCCTCACCCACCGGCATGGCCGTTTTGTAACGGAGGAGGATGGTCACATGACCTACCAACCTCATCCAGGGACAGAAAACTTCAAAATCACCATGCACTCCTCCGAAGGTCTGCTGCCGCATTTGCAGTTCGATCAGGTGGAACCCATGAGAAAAATCTACCGCCATCTGAATCGCAACTCCTTGTTAGGCCTGATTGATGATTCCGGGTTCCTACGCATTGAGACCTACTTTGACAAAATCTGCCGCCCGGCGCTACGCACCGCCTTTGAAAAGGACGAGATGAAAGAGATGGTCCAGCTCCTGGATGACTCGGATTTCAGCCTCACCGACTTCGTGGAAAAAATGAGTGCCAAGCACGAATATGCGGATGCCTTCGAAGGCATGCGTACGGAGATGGTGGAGGCCAAGGAATCCGTGGAAAACCACCAGCCCGTGCACTGGAAGGAGGTCATGGATGACCTGATGTACACGCTGAATTTCCATGCCGGGCTCATGCCAGCGGAGGATCATCTGCTGCTGCACTCCGAGGTGATGCCCTTCCTCCTGAATGTCGTCGCCGCCATGCCGCTGAATTCGGCCGATACCATCCTGGCCCTGCATCAGGCGGGCAAGTTGGAGATTGTCGCTGGCAAGGTGACCGTGGCCGAAGAACAAAAAGAACCCGGCAGCACCACCATCACCGTGGCGGATGAAGACCAGGAAAGCACCCTCAGCTATCGCATGTTCATTGATTGCAGCGGGCAAAAGCCCCTGGAGCTGGAGGACTATCCCTTCCCCAGTCTTGTCAAAGACGGCACTGCCCGCAAAGCCCGCACCACCTTTGATGATGCCCACACGGCCGCCCCCAAAATGCCAGACAGCAAAAAAGAGCACCTGTTTAAAGAAAATGGCCGATGGCTTTACCACACTGGCGGCATTGATATTGACGGTGCATACAGGCTCATTGATTCCAATGGCAAGTCCCACCCGCGCATCCACGATATTGCCTTCCCTCACACCTCGGGCAAACGGCCCTACTCTTATGGCCTGCAGGCCTGCAATGATACCAGTGCCATCGTCGTTCAGGCCTGGGTGGAGGAATGCCAGCGGTCCTCTCCCGTGAATGATTCCCCGGCCGCGATCACCCGCATTTACGAAAAAATACAGGCCGCAGACTAGCATCAAATCGGCAGCCGAAGCTGCTGCTGCGTGGGCGGCACCAGAGTGGAAAGGCCGATGCCTAACAAACGCAGCGGCCCGGTCACCAACTGATGCCGCGCCAGTAAAAAACACGCCACCCGGTAGATCTCCGCCGCCGTGGTCACCGGATCATCCAGGCGCAACTGCCGCGTCAGGGTGGTGAAGTCACTGTAGCGTACTTTCACCTGCACCGTCAGCGCCCCCACTCCGTGCTTGTCCAGCGTTTGCGAGACATCCTGCGCCATCTCTTTCAATGCGGATCGCAGCTCAGGCCGGTGATCCGTGTCCTTCAGAAAGGTATTCTCCGCACTGATGCTCTTGCGCTCATCACTCAGATCCACTGGCCGATCATCAATGCCCATGGCCCGTTCCTTCAGCTTCCAGGCAAAGGAGCCCGCCACGGATTCCAGGGACATCTTCGTATCCTGTAGATCGCCCACCGTCATCAGTCCCATCGCCTCCAGCCCCCGTGCCGTCACAGGCCCCACACCATGGACTGTGCCTACCGGCAGAGGTCTCAAGAAGGCCAGCTTGTCACGGTCCAGGATGACGGTCAGGCCATCCGGCTTTTGGAAATCACTGGCCAGCTTGGCCAGAAACTTATTGGAGCTTATACCCACACTTGCTGTTAGGCCGCATTCCTCCCGGATGCGTTTTTTAATGGCCGCCGCCATGGGCCGCGCAGCTTCGATCGCCTCATCCAGCTCTGTCTTTTCCGCGACCAATGCACTCACATCCAGATACGCCTCATCCACGGATACTTGCTCGATCAGCGGCGTGAACTCATGAAGAATCGTCATGATGCGTGCGGACTCCGCCCGGTAAACGTCCATGCGCGGCCTCACAAAAATCCCCTCTGGACACAGCTTGGCCGCCGTGCGGGAGGGCATCGCCGAGCGCACCTTAAATTTCCGGGCCTCATAGCTCGCCGCACAGACCACGCCACGCTTGTCCGGTGGCGACCCGACAATCACCGGCCTGCCCCGGTAAGACGGCTCATCACGCTGCTCCACGGATGCGTAAAATGCATCCATATCCATGTGCAGAATGACCCGTGGCGTACCCATATCCGTAATACGCTCCAGATGGCCATGCCGCGCCTCCTCGTCAACCCCTGACCCGGAGAACCTCACCTGCTTGGCATCACTCCGCCGCCTTCATGCTTCCCAGCATTTCCAGCAGGCGCGCCGTGATCTTCACACTGGCCTGCACCTCCAGCCGGTTGGTGCCCAGCCACGTCTCATACCCACCCAGTTCATGATGCTCCGGCGTCGGCAGGTATCCATAATATCCACTGGCGATGCTATGAGTAAAAGTCGGCTTAAAAGGACTCTTCTGTTTCAGCTCCAGCCCGGTCTCCACAAAGGTTTCACAAGGTATCGCACAGATACCCACCGCACCGATTCGCAATGTCTGTAACGGCAGGTCAATCTGCGGCGGTGCATCCTTCAGCTTCAGTGTCCGCTCCGCATAGGCGATCTCCAGCACGGAGGTCTTCCCGCCAATGAGACGTGGTTTGTCCAGCACTCCCTGAGCCCAGGTGACCAGCTCAGGCGTGGGCTTGCGGGCTTCCAGTTTCAGCTCGCTAAAGCGGGCATCCAGCGGCACCCAGTCCTGATACGTGATGCCCTTCATGGCCGCCACCGTCGCCTGCGCCACATCATCCGCCACCTCACGGATCTTGCTATAGGGACCGCCAGACTTTGCCGGCGTTTTGGAGTAATCGTTGTTGTTGATGTTCCCGCTCGTGCCGTTGCTCATCATCGCCACGAATGGCGGGTCCTGCCGGTCCGCGCCTAACAACTGTTGCAATCGGTCACAAAACACCCCGTAATAGTCCGAGGAGATGTGATTCGACCCCACGCCCCCCACATAGTGCAGGGAATAATTCGCCAGCACCGCCAGCGGTTTTCCATCCAACGTCTGGAGGGAGATGATGCTCACCTCCGGATCCGTTGGCCCCGCAGGCTTTACCAGATTGGCACCCCGTGGCGGATTCATCTTCACTTTGTCAATCCCGCCAAAGGGATTCGGCGGCACCGTTCCCTCCTTCATAAACCAGCGGCGATTAAACACCTGATCCGGCTCCTCCCCCACACCCCAGCCGATGCGCGCAGGCACCAGGTTATTCACCGCCCGCGTCACCCCGTCCGCGATGCGGCGTGCCACAAAGGTCTGGTATTCACTTAGCGGCTCATCCAGCGAGTAACGGTTTTCACTCAGCGCACTGGAGGCGGAATGCGTATGCGTGGCGGACATCAGCAGCCGCTCACGTGGGATACCCGTTTGTGCCTCCACCAGCCGCGCCGCTTCATCATACATCTGCCGCGCAGCCCCCAGCAGGTCACACACCACGATCGCCACCCGCTTCTCCCCATTGTCCAGCACCAGGCAGCGCGCATGCAATTCATCATGCACATGCGTGGAGGCAGAAGGGCTGAACCCGCCCACCACCGGCATGCCGATGGGCGGCGTGATGTTGCTCGTCGCCGCTCCTGCGAGAAACTTTTTCGAAGGCTCCTGTGCAGAAACACAGGCGAGGCTAAGGGCGATCCAGAAGACGAGTTGGCGCATCCATGGAATACGCCTTTTTTTCATCCCATCCTTCGTCCCATTGTGACCAAACACGATACCTTCGTGAGCAAAGTAGCCCGCTCAGTCCCCTGTGCAGATGCAGCGCCGAAGCCCCAGTCAATCACCAGCCAACACCCGGCGCCGAAGCCCCAGACCTCACCCCCTAAACACCCCCACCAACAGCCCGTCTCGTCCTACCGGAAATAACCACTCACCTTCAGCTTGCGGCTGAAAATCTTATCCCCGGCGGCCACATAAAGAATGTCATGGTCCTTGCCGGCAAACTCCGTGCTCACCACCTTGCCATCCATCACCGGTTTGGCGATGATGCCAGCTAGGCGACCCGCCGGATCAAAGATCTGGATGCCCAGCTCCGTGGTCACAAAATACCGTCCTTTGGACTCCGTGGTGGCTCCATCCCCAGAGGCCGTTTCCTTGCCTGTGGCCAGCCACATCGTCATGAAGGGAGCCCCGCTGGAAAGCGTGCCATCCTCCTCGATACGCCAGGTCCACACATGCTTGCCGCCGCTTTCGGAGACCGCCAGTGTGGCTTCATCCGGGGAGATGGTGATGCCGTTCGGCTTGGCCACGTGACCCTCATCGGCAATGATGTGCTTCTTGTCCGCCGTGATCAGGTGGATGCGTTGCGTCGGTGTCTCAGTGAAATAAACATTCCCCTTCTTGCTCACCACTAGGTCATTGCACTTCACACCCGTGAGAAGCACTTCCACTTCCCCTTTCATCGTGATGGCGATGACTCGCTGCTCACGGTTATGGCAGGCGTAAAAGCGACCATCTGGCCCTATTTGCAGACCGCTGATCCCAGGCAGGTTATCCAGAAAAAGATCCGTCTTCCCCGTTTCAGCATCCAGTTTGTAGATCCCCTTCCCGGCCTTCACATCGGTGAAGTACAAGTGGCCTGCCGCATCCGTGCACAGCCCGTCGGTAAAGGTATAGCCGCTCACCGCCTCCTTCCACGGCTGGTCATCGCTGAGGTATTCGTGCAGGGAGGTATCCTGCGCATCAGACAACAGCGGCAGAAAGGCGAGGGATAAAAAGGCGAGGTGTTTCATGGTCGGTCTAACAAAATGAATGGTGTAATGACAAGGCTGCTTATTTCTTCCACAGCCAGCGCAACGTATCCGGCAGCATGGACGCCCCGTGCTTGCCATTGTGAGTGCCTTCCCCCAGGACAAACTGGAAATCGTATCCGGCGAATTTCAGCGCCGCAGCCATGTCTTGGTTGGCCAGGGGCCAGTTACCAAACTGGTTATCCAGATCATTCTTGCCATCTTGCAGGAAGACCTTCAGAGGCTTCTTGTCACTCTTGCGGATCAGCGCTGGATACACATGACCGCCACGGATGTTGGTAAAGGAACCGATGTGGCTCACCACCTTGCGAAATTCATCCGGCCGCTCCCAGGCCACGGTAAATGCACAGATGCCACCGCTGCTGTTTCCACAAATCGCACGCTCATCCGGATTCGTCGTCAGAGTATAATCCTTCGCCACGGCGGGCAGGATTTCTTCCAGCAGAAAGCGGGCATACAAATCACCCAGGGAATCATACTCATAGCTGCGATTGCTACGCGGCTTAACCTTCGGGTCCTGGTTCGCAAAGTTCCCCGGCTGGATGAAAATGCCGATGGTCACTGGCATCTCCCCTTTGGCGATCAGGTTGTCAAACACCACCGGTGCACGGAACTGGCCGTCTGGTTTGACAAAGCCCGCTCCGTCACAAAACACCATCACCGCCGCAGGCTTCTCCTTGGTGTATTGGGCTGGCACATAGATCCACCAGTCACGCGTGGTACCAGGAAAGATCTTGGATTCCGTCCAGGCGGGCATCTGCGTCACCTTTCCCTGGGGCACCCCGGCCTGCACTTGGGAATCTGGCCCCAGCACGTATTGATCATCCTGCGGGGCAGCGTGGAGTCCGAAAGAAAGGGCGAGAAAAAAACAGGCAGCGGAAAACTTCATACAGAGCGTGAACAAACGCCACCCGATGCCTCATGTTGCAAAACACTTGGCCATTCTGGTGGCGCGTTCATTCATGGCTCACGCATTCACTGCCACAGATGCGGGTGAATCTGCACCCGCATCTGCACGCAAACTTGAGCCCTTACCCACCTTGCGGCAGCTTAAACAGGATCTCGCCACCCCGGATCTTATTAGCCGCATCCGCAGGCAGCGGTGGCAGTTGGAAATTCCCGGCACCGATGACCCCATCCGTATCCGTGACCGGCGGCTGACGCAGCACCCCAGTGAAGGGCACCGTGCGCTTCACCACCTTCGTCGCACTCGCATTGGCAGTCGTCGGCGCAGGCACCACATCAGACACAGAGAAGCTACCTTTAAAAGCACCCGTGGCCGGAGTGAACGTCACCGCCCACTTCGTCGGATTTGCAGGCACCAATGCTGGCAGCGTCACCAGGACTTTGTTCGTCGTTTGCAGCTGAACCTCCGTCGGCAGCGTAGCGAAGCCGTCTGTATCAAAATTACTGTGCTCCACCTCGATCTTGGCATCCACACCCAGTCCCAACCGTTGGGAAAGAGGAATGGCCGTTACATTTCTGGAGGCAGCCACCGGAGGCAGCCACGGATCCAGGGTAAACTGTGAGTTCAAAGGACCGAAACCCAGGGGATAAGACTTGTCATTGCCACCTGGCTCTTTTTTCCAGACGAACTTGGCCTCAGAATCATAGTCCACGTATTTGCGCCCGGAGAGCGTCGGATGATCTTCCAGTGAGATCTGCCCGGCCACAAAACTGTCCACCCGCTTATAGGGAATCAAGAACAGGCGATACCCGGCATCATAGTCAGCCGCCAGCGAGGCCGTGAGCACCGTGCCATCCGCCAGCATCCCGGCGATTTTCATCAGCCCTTTCGCATCAATGCTCACCGTCGCCTGCCCATAGCCGCCAGGCAGGACATCCGCAGAGACATTGATCTCCTCCCCAGGATCCAGCACCAAGGTATGCGCCCCCACATGGGAAAGCGTCTGCCCCTTGAGCAGCACCAGCAGTTCCTTCCCGGTTGTCGTCGAGCCGAGAGGCACTTCCACCAGGCCGTCCATAACGACCAAGTTTGCCTCAAACACGCCTTCCAGGCGCAGCGTAAAGTTCAGTCTGTATTCGGTCGTCCCTTTCTTGAACACCGATGAGCCAGTCACTTCTTCATCATCAGGATCAATGGTCAGATCGCCTTTAAAGGACAAAGCCGCCAGCTCCCGCGCCATCGTCACCTTGCCGCTGAAGGTCTTGCTCGTATTGACCACCGTCATCTCCAGCTTGGCGCAGGGCAGTGTGTCACTGCCCGTCAAAAGAGCCTCATATTGACCGCCAAATCCATCCACCGTCAGCGTCCCGGGCACATAGACGAAGGCATAGTTCACGGCCACCGCTCCGGCCGCTTTGATGGGGTAAAGTCCGCCGGGGCTGGCCTCCTTGGCCGTCGTCGTCACCGTCGGTGCCTTCACGGCAGGGCTGGCCTGCGGATCAGCAAAGATGGTGTCTTTTGAATCCCCCGGCATAAAGCCACTGTACGACAGTGTCAGCTCAGGATTGACCGATCCCACCAGCTTGCGCTGGTCGTCCGCTTTCACGAAAAGCGGGGCCTTGTTGACTGTCAGGCTTCCGGTCTTCCGCACCGTACCGGCAGTCGCCACGATGGCATACTTACCGGCCTTGACCGGCGGATTTGGGCTGCCTGCATAAGTGATCGTCACTTCCGTCTCTTCATCCACGCCTGTATAGCCCACCACACGCGGTGTCCCATCATAGGTCTGCACCAGATTTGTCATCGTCAGGGCAGCGGGGCTGACCAGGATTTTGATTGTCTTGGCCACACTTTTCGCGGGCAGGTAGGCAGCCGTACCAGCTTGGCTGGCCGTGATTTTCACCGTCCCCACAGCATCCAGACGCAGGGTCGTCGGCCCAGTCATCGTCCCTGGCCCGTCTGTCACAGTATAAGTCAGTGGCAGGCCAGAATTGCAATAGCCTGTCAGCTCCAACGTTTCATCATCCAGATAGACACTGGCGGGTGCCACCCAAGTGATGGTCTGGGCAGTCTTCACCACCGGAGTATTCCCGCTCATGAAAAAGCTCTGCGTCACAGGTGCTGCCGCTGCCCAGAGGTTATTCCCCGCCTGCTTCGCACGGATCGTCACCGCGCCGCTGGCCCCCTTCGGAGTCACCGTCGCACCTTCCAGAGTCACAGGACCAGATAGCAGTTCAAATTCCACCGGCAGACCGGAAGAAGCCGTCGCCGTCAGGGTGAAGTCACCATCCGCCACTAGGCGATCCGCCAGTGCTGCAAAGGTGATGCTCTGGGGTTCCGGGACAGGCGGGATGTCCAGGGCTTCAAAGCTCTGCACCACATCCACAGCCGCCGCATAGTTATCGTCCCCCGCCAGGCTCGCCACCAGGG contains:
- a CDS encoding FAD/NAD(P)-binding protein yields the protein MNSHEPLAIIGSGPSCIFLLKHLLDQAEILKPHFPEVAIFEKSSLTGMGMPYNPQTTDRYNMSNISSEELPELPTTLVDWLRNLEPEALRELDLENVEISESEVYSRLALGQYLKAQYDALIALLAQAGIRVREYPDSAITDVQDHPSGSGVTLTTATGSTHLFDRIVIATGHHWAEEDKPAQGYYASPWPITKLLPPEGKFHNFPIGTLGASLSAFDVVSSLTHRHGRFVTEEDGHMTYQPHPGTENFKITMHSSEGLLPHLQFDQVEPMRKIYRHLNRNSLLGLIDDSGFLRIETYFDKICRPALRTAFEKDEMKEMVQLLDDSDFSLTDFVEKMSAKHEYADAFEGMRTEMVEAKESVENHQPVHWKEVMDDLMYTLNFHAGLMPAEDHLLLHSEVMPFLLNVVAAMPLNSADTILALHQAGKLEIVAGKVTVAEEQKEPGSTTITVADEDQESTLSYRMFIDCSGQKPLELEDYPFPSLVKDGTARKARTTFDDAHTAAPKMPDSKKEHLFKENGRWLYHTGGIDIDGAYRLIDSNGKSHPRIHDIAFPHTSGKRPYSYGLQACNDTSAIVVQAWVEECQRSSPVNDSPAAITRIYEKIQAAD
- the dinB gene encoding DNA polymerase IV, whose amino-acid sequence is MGTPRVILHMDMDAFYASVEQRDEPSYRGRPVIVGSPPDKRGVVCAASYEARKFKVRSAMPSRTAAKLCPEGIFVRPRMDVYRAESARIMTILHEFTPLIEQVSVDEAYLDVSALVAEKTELDEAIEAARPMAAAIKKRIREECGLTASVGISSNKFLAKLASDFQKPDGLTVILDRDKLAFLRPLPVGTVHGVGPVTARGLEAMGLMTVGDLQDTKMSLESVAGSFAWKLKERAMGIDDRPVDLSDERKSISAENTFLKDTDHRPELRSALKEMAQDVSQTLDKHGVGALTVQVKVRYSDFTTLTRQLRLDDPVTTAAEIYRVACFLLARHQLVTGPLRLLGIGLSTLVPPTQQQLRLPI
- a CDS encoding neutral/alkaline non-lysosomal ceramidase N-terminal domain-containing protein, whose product is MRQLVFWIALSLACVSAQEPSKKFLAGAATSNITPPIGMPVVGGFSPSASTHVHDELHARCLVLDNGEKRVAIVVCDLLGAARQMYDEAARLVEAQTGIPRERLLMSATHTHSASSALSENRYSLDEPLSEYQTFVARRIADGVTRAVNNLVPARIGWGVGEEPDQVFNRRWFMKEGTVPPNPFGGIDKVKMNPPRGANLVKPAGPTDPEVSIISLQTLDGKPLAVLANYSLHYVGGVGSNHISSDYYGVFCDRLQQLLGADRQDPPFVAMMSNGTSGNINNNDYSKTPAKSGGPYSKIREVADDVAQATVAAMKGITYQDWVPLDARFSELKLEARKPTPELVTWAQGVLDKPRLIGGKTSVLEIAYAERTLKLKDAPPQIDLPLQTLRIGAVGICAIPCETFVETGLELKQKSPFKPTFTHSIASGYYGYLPTPEHHELGGYETWLGTNRLEVQASVKITARLLEMLGSMKAAE
- a CDS encoding SMP-30/gluconolactonase/LRE family protein: MKHLAFLSLAFLPLLSDAQDTSLHEYLSDDQPWKEAVSGYTFTDGLCTDAAGHLYFTDVKAGKGIYKLDAETGKTDLFLDNLPGISGLQIGPDGRFYACHNREQRVIAITMKGEVEVLLTGVKCNDLVVSKKGNVYFTETPTQRIHLITADKKHIIADEGHVAKPNGITISPDEATLAVSESGGKHVWTWRIEEDGTLSSGAPFMTMWLATGKETASGDGATTESKGRYFVTTELGIQIFDPAGRLAGIIAKPVMDGKVVSTEFAGKDHDILYVAAGDKIFSRKLKVSGYFR
- a CDS encoding alpha/beta hydrolase → MKFSAACFFLALSFGLHAAPQDDQYVLGPDSQVQAGVPQGKVTQMPAWTESKIFPGTTRDWWIYVPAQYTKEKPAAVMVFCDGAGFVKPDGQFRAPVVFDNLIAKGEMPVTIGIFIQPGNFANQDPKVKPRSNRSYEYDSLGDLYARFLLEEILPAVAKDYTLTTNPDERAICGNSSGGICAFTVAWERPDEFRKVVSHIGSFTNIRGGHVYPALIRKSDKKPLKVFLQDGKNDLDNQFGNWPLANQDMAAALKFAGYDFQFVLGEGTHNGKHGASMLPDTLRWLWKK
- a CDS encoding MBG domain-containing protein — encoded protein: MATSRARHSTFLLIFTLVFGMLANCQIQAAPTVNDNPESTSVEYGSDVTFTGGGTGAGTLYYQWFYGTTMVENGNGIEGATSPTLTISDVTFSRAGPYKLRITEDNESVMTTEAILTVEKRPGGLSKDRPQPTFNGGNDEVSAIHMYPDGSYLVGGGFTEVRVDGGTPQPRGRLARFLADGTLDPNFTPSFNNNVRAIAVNAAGQIFVGGDFTSVTIGGVTTQLGRVARFTSSGVLDTTFNTATTGPQLGSVNALAPLGNGSVYVGGDFENVGGVTTADVRAVVRLGNTGVRDTGFKSKINDNGEVFALMLRGTKLLIGASNNAWGTFGAGVGVFLVSSNGNLDPAFASAGLGKSGLHFNELKDGSIFAGQNAPGVYGQRYHATNGTQLGFTPNPGQLVYASVQQEDGKLIIGGLFNTSFGTFLGFTNHLYRAAVDGTVDSSFNIGTGFNNSVKALAIDAQGRIYAGGAFTTYNGQPRNRFVILGGGAFESKNGLLPPQTITFAEPADRTFNPAANTFTFTATSSSGLPVTVEVADGDPAIISGNKVTITGAGEVTLTATQAGNDDFAAATPVVHTFTVAKTPQTITFATIGDQSMYRVPFTVSATSSSGRPVTITKQSGPATLDGNTLTLDGTVGEVTLVASLAGDDNYAAAVDVVQSFEALDIPPVPEPQSITFAALADRLVADGDFTLTATASSGLPVEFELLSGPVTLEGATVTPKGASGAVTIRAKQAGNNLWAAAAPVTQSFFMSGNTPVVKTAQTITWVAPASVYLDDETLELTGYCNSGLPLTYTVTDGPGTMTGPTTLRLDAVGTVKITASQAGTAAYLPAKSVAKTIKILVSPAALTMTNLVQTYDGTPRVVGYTGVDEETEVTITYAGSPNPPVKAGKYAIVATAGTVRKTGSLTVNKAPLFVKADDQRKLVGSVNPELTLSYSGFMPGDSKDTIFADPQASPAVKAPTVTTTAKEASPGGLYPIKAAGAVAVNYAFVYVPGTLTVDGFGGQYEALLTGSDTLPCAKLEMTVVNTSKTFSGKVTMARELAALSFKGDLTIDPDDEEVTGSSVFKKGTTEYRLNFTLRLEGVFEANLVVMDGLVEVPLGSTTTGKELLVLLKGQTLSHVGAHTLVLDPGEEINVSADVLPGGYGQATVSIDAKGLMKIAGMLADGTVLTASLAADYDAGYRLFLIPYKRVDSFVAGQISLEDHPTLSGRKYVDYDSEAKFVWKKEPGGNDKSYPLGFGPLNSQFTLDPWLPPVAASRNVTAIPLSQRLGLGVDAKIEVEHSNFDTDGFATLPTEVQLQTTNKVLVTLPALVPANPTKWAVTFTPATGAFKGSFSVSDVVPAPTTANASATKVVKRTVPFTGVLRQPPVTDTDGVIGAGNFQLPPLPADAANKIRGGEILFKLPQGG